From Streptomyces sp. NBC_01460, a single genomic window includes:
- a CDS encoding helix-turn-helix domain-containing protein has protein sequence MLGIRADFTEAVRSTPASAIPPFGARTYWRGSRCRQGISRTSATGRSPRRGPACGHRARRHCRHPTAVTQCADSCELSVAARRPSGVYHLEDGLVEYQLTRPGPALRLSSDRFSPIDRHPGREETLRVCLRNRCDRRLTAAELHLHPDSLDYRLAEACGFDATDPGQHALARTAMCARDVAAHRAGGRA, from the coding sequence ATGCTTGGCATCCGGGCGGACTTCACGGAGGCGGTGCGGTCTACGCCGGCATCGGCGATCCCACCTTTTGGTGCCCGTACGTACTGGCGCGGCAGCCGATGCCGCCAGGGAATTTCCAGGACTTCGGCAACTGGTCGAAGTCCTCGACGTGGACCTGCATGTGGGCACCGCGCGCGCCGCCATTGCCGACACCCGACCGCTGTCACCCAGTGCGCCGACAGCTGTGAGCTCTCGGTGGCCGCACGCCGTCCCTCAGGCGTATACCACCTCGAAGACGGGCTCGTCGAGTATCAACTGACGCGACCGGGACCGGCGCTGCGACTGTCCTCGGACCGATTCAGCCCGATCGACCGTCACCCGGGCCGGGAAGAAACCCTGCGCGTCTGCCTGCGTAATCGCTGCGACAGAAGGCTGACCGCGGCCGAGCTCCACCTTCACCCCGACAGCCTCGACTACCGGCTTGCCGAGGCGTGCGGGTTCGACGCGACCGACCCCGGGCAGCATGCCCTCGCCCGTACCGCCATGTGCGCACGAGACGTCGCCGCCCACCGGGCCGGCGGACGAGCCTGA
- a CDS encoding MFS transporter: MTSRHWIRRTTRGFGTAVPARRGTSSYRSALRVPGAAAFFLASAPARVGVAMAGLGIVQLVHAETGSFGVAGLVTGSFAVAETLAGPQTARLMDRFGQPRVLVPLLCAHAGAIAALIALVLTGASSAPLMAAGLAAGATVPQFGALSAARWSALLRGRPELSPALALETLSNEAAFLLGPTLAVLMAAQVHPAAGTVLAGALVVGAGLVFAMLRRTAPAPAVTSAPGLTAARGPGGLLSRNFAVLLTVNLALGVFFGSMQVSVTAFAGVHHAATAAGFLYGLMSAASLLTGLAYGRLRRHTTSAAQLPVILAFLACCSLLPLLAGSPWQLSLALLLAGAGVAPCVIVSSALVESVMDRSVLTQAFTWTNSASAAGIAVSAAAVGRLVDGPGGPRAGFAVPLLALTAAAALARSGRHALAEGAVAAGRPTSEGDPSVRRP; encoded by the coding sequence GTGACGTCGCGGCACTGGATTCGTCGTACCACCCGAGGGTTCGGCACCGCCGTCCCGGCACGGAGGGGAACCAGCTCCTACCGGTCGGCCCTGCGCGTTCCCGGCGCGGCGGCCTTCTTCCTGGCCTCGGCGCCGGCCCGGGTCGGGGTGGCCATGGCCGGTCTCGGCATCGTCCAGCTGGTCCATGCCGAGACCGGTTCCTTCGGGGTGGCCGGCCTGGTAACCGGCTCGTTCGCGGTCGCGGAGACGCTGGCCGGGCCGCAGACGGCCCGCCTCATGGACCGCTTCGGGCAGCCGCGCGTCCTCGTGCCTCTCCTGTGCGCCCACGCCGGAGCGATCGCCGCCCTGATCGCGCTGGTCCTGACAGGGGCGTCCTCGGCGCCGCTGATGGCGGCCGGCCTCGCGGCCGGGGCCACCGTTCCCCAGTTCGGTGCTCTCTCCGCGGCCCGCTGGTCGGCCCTGCTGCGCGGCAGACCCGAGCTCTCTCCGGCCCTCGCGCTCGAAACGTTGAGCAACGAGGCCGCCTTCCTGCTCGGGCCCACCCTCGCGGTGCTGATGGCGGCCCAGGTACACCCGGCCGCCGGTACGGTGCTGGCGGGGGCGCTCGTCGTCGGCGCCGGGCTGGTGTTCGCGATGCTGCGTCGCACGGCCCCGGCTCCCGCCGTGACGTCCGCACCGGGCCTGACGGCCGCCCGGGGGCCCGGGGGCCTGTTGTCCCGGAACTTCGCCGTCCTGCTGACGGTCAATCTGGCCCTGGGCGTCTTCTTCGGATCGATGCAGGTCTCGGTGACCGCCTTCGCCGGCGTCCACCACGCCGCCACGGCGGCCGGGTTCCTGTACGGGCTGATGAGCGCGGCAAGTCTGCTGACCGGCCTCGCCTACGGACGACTCCGGCGGCACACCACATCTGCCGCTCAACTGCCCGTCATCCTGGCCTTTCTGGCCTGTTGCTCGCTGCTGCCCCTGCTGGCGGGCTCCCCCTGGCAACTCTCCCTCGCCCTCCTGCTCGCCGGTGCGGGGGTGGCGCCGTGCGTCATCGTCTCCTCGGCGCTCGTCGAGTCGGTCATGGACCGGTCGGTCCTGACCCAGGCGTTCACCTGGACAAACTCCGCGAGTGCGGCAGGCATCGCCGTCTCAGCCGCCGCGGTCGGCCGACTCGTCGACGGACCGGGCGGCCCCCGCGCCGGCTTCGCCGTCCCTCTCCTCGCCCTGACCGCCGCGGCAGCCCTGGCCCGGTCCGGCCGGCATGCCCTGGCCGAAGGCGCCGTGGCAGCCGGCCGGCCGACGTCGGAGGGTGATCCGAGTGTGCGCCGCCCCTGA
- a CDS encoding dihydrofolate reductase family protein produces MAKLIYSMITSLDGYAEAAEGDLGAGAEDQEVHTFVGDLFRPVGTYLYGRRMYETMVYWETAHTEPGQPPHILQYARDWQAAEKVVYSTTLKSVSSARTRIERTFDPEAVRKLKAEADHDLTVDGPNLAAQAIAAGLVDEYHLFITTSVVGGGKRFFPDGVRLDLDLVEERAFDSGLIYARYRTAAEPLR; encoded by the coding sequence ATGGCAAAGCTCATCTACTCGATGATCACCTCCCTCGACGGCTACGCCGAGGCTGCGGAGGGCGACCTCGGCGCCGGGGCCGAGGATCAGGAGGTGCATACCTTCGTCGGAGACCTCTTCCGCCCCGTCGGCACGTACCTCTACGGCCGGCGGATGTACGAGACGATGGTCTACTGGGAGACCGCGCACACCGAGCCGGGCCAGCCGCCGCACATCCTGCAGTACGCCCGCGACTGGCAGGCGGCGGAGAAGGTCGTCTACTCCACGACGCTCAAGTCGGTGTCCAGCGCGAGAACCAGGATCGAGCGGACCTTCGACCCGGAGGCGGTGCGCAAGCTCAAGGCCGAGGCCGATCACGACCTCACCGTCGACGGACCGAACCTGGCGGCCCAGGCGATCGCAGCCGGCCTGGTGGACGAGTACCACCTGTTCATCACCACGAGCGTGGTCGGTGGCGGCAAGCGATTCTTCCCCGACGGCGTGCGCCTCGATCTCGACCTGGTCGAGGAGCGTGCCTTCGACAGCGGACTGATCTACGCGCGCTACCGGACCGCTGCTGAGCCGCTCCGGTAG
- a CDS encoding MerR family transcriptional regulator → MFTSHDGLWGIGELAARAGVGVKTVRFYSDGGLLPEAARSVGGHRRYGPGSLERLRMIRSLRAMDLPVSAVRRVLDEDDGEDTAGRVGGALEDAVAGQLRTLGSQLRALRWREAALRSVQECPPAERPARLLLVGAVTSPPDTAPLARFWRGWLPPRMPARSVTAFLEVAVPQPPEDPDPGQVLAFAQLYAMVSRPCDGSAGQPQPHAHRAAGARESAILYAGLAEAYGLAATEMRRDGEPCPGEALDGFVDAYASARTTADTPDFRRTLSRQLAGDPRIDRYWELTAELTGLPEPTPGAAHEWLCAALDADTGTTLPA, encoded by the coding sequence GTGTTCACGTCGCACGACGGGCTGTGGGGCATCGGCGAGCTCGCCGCGCGCGCGGGAGTCGGTGTCAAGACGGTCCGCTTCTACTCCGACGGCGGCCTGCTTCCCGAGGCGGCCCGCAGCGTCGGCGGGCACCGCAGATACGGCCCCGGCTCCCTCGAGCGGCTCCGGATGATCCGCTCCCTGCGCGCCATGGACCTGCCGGTCTCCGCGGTGCGCCGCGTCCTCGACGAGGACGACGGCGAGGACACGGCCGGGCGCGTGGGCGGGGCCCTGGAGGACGCCGTCGCCGGGCAGTTGCGCACCCTCGGATCCCAACTGCGCGCCCTGCGCTGGAGAGAGGCGGCCCTCCGCTCGGTGCAGGAGTGCCCGCCGGCCGAACGCCCCGCCAGGCTGCTCCTGGTCGGCGCGGTGACGTCGCCGCCCGACACGGCGCCCCTGGCCCGGTTCTGGCGCGGCTGGCTGCCACCGCGGATGCCCGCCCGCTCCGTCACCGCGTTCCTCGAGGTCGCCGTTCCGCAGCCGCCCGAGGATCCCGATCCGGGCCAGGTGCTCGCCTTCGCCCAGCTGTACGCCATGGTGTCCCGCCCGTGCGACGGGAGCGCCGGGCAACCCCAGCCCCACGCGCACCGGGCTGCGGGCGCCCGGGAGTCGGCCATCCTCTATGCGGGGCTGGCCGAGGCGTACGGCCTGGCGGCGACCGAGATGCGCCGGGACGGGGAGCCGTGTCCGGGGGAGGCCCTGGACGGCTTCGTCGACGCCTACGCGAGCGCGCGCACCACCGCGGACACGCCCGACTTCCGCCGGACCCTCTCCCGGCAGCTCGCGGGCGACCCGCGTATCGACCGCTACTGGGAGCTGACGGCCGAGCTGACCGGCCTGCCCGAGCCGACTCCCGGGGCCGCGCACGAATGGCTCTGCGCCGCACTGGACGCCGACACGGGAACCACGCTGCCCGCGTAG
- a CDS encoding VOC family protein: MPVATYSLVALDCPDPPSLAAFYQAVLGGEIRKYDEDWYDLYVPGGARIAFQRAADHRPPEWPRGDRNSQQEHLDFDVTDIEHAQEQVLALGATPLDLDDQGGERGFRVYADPAGHPFCLCSQ; this comes from the coding sequence ATGCCTGTCGCCACCTACAGCCTCGTCGCCCTCGACTGCCCCGATCCCCCGTCGCTGGCTGCCTTCTACCAGGCGGTTCTCGGTGGCGAGATCAGGAAGTACGACGAGGACTGGTACGACCTCTACGTCCCGGGCGGCGCACGGATCGCCTTCCAGAGGGCGGCGGACCACCGACCGCCTGAGTGGCCCCGGGGGGACCGCAATTCCCAGCAGGAGCATCTGGACTTCGACGTGACCGACATCGAGCACGCGCAGGAGCAGGTGCTCGCCCTCGGTGCGACGCCTCTGGACCTCGACGACCAGGGCGGCGAGCGGGGATTCCGTGTGTATGCCGACCCGGCGGGTCATCCGTTCTGCCTCTGCAGTCAGTGA
- a CDS encoding TetR/AcrR family transcriptional regulator, which yields MSTRARILEVAARLVAESPDGDISTRAVCEAAQVGAPALYRHFGDKEGLLSAVVDHGFDAYLATKRERGGTTDPVQDLRDGWDSHVDFALRNPNLYRLMNSPAMRTPPAAALESHRILTSDLERAAEQGKLRVAPELAAQMIMSATTGVALMLVSRSATFPDAGVSARVRDAVHAAVFTPDVRVSEPVDTEVPSAAARLGALLRRSHGTGLSTAESALMTEWLDRVSNAEQ from the coding sequence ATGAGTACACGAGCACGCATCCTCGAAGTCGCGGCCCGGCTGGTCGCGGAGTCCCCCGACGGGGACATCTCCACGCGCGCCGTGTGCGAGGCCGCCCAGGTCGGGGCGCCCGCCCTCTACCGGCACTTCGGGGACAAGGAAGGGTTGCTCTCGGCAGTCGTCGACCACGGCTTCGACGCCTATCTGGCGACCAAGCGGGAGAGGGGCGGGACCACCGATCCCGTCCAGGATCTCCGCGACGGCTGGGACAGTCACGTCGACTTCGCCCTACGGAACCCCAACCTCTACCGGCTGATGAACTCACCGGCGATGCGGACACCGCCGGCGGCAGCCCTCGAGTCGCACCGCATCCTGACGAGCGATCTGGAGCGGGCGGCCGAGCAGGGGAAGCTGCGCGTCGCGCCCGAGCTGGCCGCCCAGATGATCATGTCGGCCACGACCGGCGTCGCACTGATGCTGGTCTCCCGGTCCGCCACGTTCCCGGACGCCGGGGTGTCGGCGCGCGTGCGGGACGCTGTGCACGCTGCCGTCTTCACGCCGGACGTGCGGGTGAGCGAGCCGGTGGACACCGAAGTGCCCTCCGCCGCGGCCAGGCTGGGTGCGCTGCTGCGCCGGTCGCACGGAACCGGGCTCAGTACGGCCGAGTCGGCGCTGATGACGGAATGGCTCGACCGGGTGTCGAACGCGGAGCAGTGA
- a CDS encoding pirin family protein, with the protein MSNLDRQPTPSLCGGRGFVVAEPVRELLTPRRVQLGESTEVRRLLPNLGRRMVGAWAFVDHYGPDDIADEPGMQVPPHPHMGLQTVSWLHEGEVLHRDSLGSLQRIRPRELGLMTSGRAISHSEESPEPHGRILHGAQLWVALPDADRHVEPHFQHHTDLPAVTAPGLTATVILGELDGARSPGRAYTPIVGADLTLADGAEARLPLDPGYEYAVLSMSGEAEVDGVPVLPGSMLYLGCGRSELPLRATSDAGLMLLGGEPFEEEIIMWWNFVARTQDEIRQAREDWMTGDRFGAVHGYDGAPLPAPALPDVPLKPRGRVR; encoded by the coding sequence ATGAGCAATCTCGATCGCCAGCCCACTCCCTCCCTCTGCGGGGGACGCGGCTTCGTCGTCGCCGAACCGGTGCGTGAGCTCCTCACCCCGCGGCGCGTCCAGCTCGGCGAGTCCACCGAGGTGCGCAGACTGCTGCCCAATCTGGGGCGCCGCATGGTCGGCGCCTGGGCGTTCGTGGACCACTACGGCCCGGACGACATCGCCGACGAGCCCGGGATGCAGGTACCGCCGCACCCGCACATGGGTCTGCAGACGGTCAGCTGGCTGCACGAGGGGGAGGTGCTGCACCGCGACAGCCTGGGCAGCCTCCAGCGGATCCGCCCACGCGAACTGGGCCTGATGACGTCCGGGAGGGCCATCAGTCACTCCGAGGAGAGCCCCGAGCCGCACGGGAGGATTCTGCACGGAGCCCAGCTCTGGGTTGCCCTGCCCGACGCCGACCGGCACGTCGAGCCGCACTTCCAGCACCACACCGACCTCCCCGCGGTCACAGCGCCCGGCCTCACGGCGACCGTGATCCTCGGCGAACTCGACGGTGCCAGGTCACCGGGGCGGGCCTACACCCCCATCGTCGGAGCGGACCTGACCCTGGCGGACGGCGCCGAGGCCCGGCTGCCACTGGATCCCGGCTACGAGTACGCCGTGCTGTCGATGTCCGGAGAGGCCGAGGTCGACGGTGTTCCGGTTCTGCCCGGCTCGATGCTCTACCTCGGCTGCGGCCGCAGCGAACTGCCGCTGCGCGCCACCTCCGACGCGGGGCTGATGCTCCTCGGCGGCGAGCCGTTCGAGGAGGAGATCATCATGTGGTGGAACTTCGTGGCCAGGACCCAGGACGAGATCAGGCAGGCCCGCGAGGACTGGATGACCGGTGATCGGTTCGGTGCCGTACATGGCTACGACGGTGCACCGCTCCCTGCGCCGGCACTGCCCGATGTGCCCCTGAAGCCGCGTGGACGTGTGCGCTGA
- a CDS encoding phospholipase D-like domain-containing protein, with protein MSSHIDERSTLDRPDEAVHEERAKRLRRRLERLIGIAATEGNKLVPLRNGDQIFPAMLESIRGAEHTVDMMTFVYWRGDIACEFAEALAERARAGVRVRLLLDGFGSRLIEKDQLALMDEAGVEVAWFRKPLYLSPLKQNHRCHRKVLITDEETAYTGGVGIAEEWCGDARDENEWRDTHVRVQGPAVDGLAAAFAQNWAECHDELFTDRDRFVDSTRQGDSVVQVVRGSSSFGWQDMQTLLRVVLESAEERVRLTTAYFSPDAYFVEVLCAAARRGVSVEILLPGPHTDKRVCQLAGQNFYEDLTACGVKIYQYQPTMMHTKVLTVDGIGSLIGSTNFNRRSLEHDEEVMLAVLDPEFTATLDGHFEDDMKKSTLIDGSRWKRRSVVQRAREAAVLPIRRWL; from the coding sequence TTGTCCAGCCACATAGATGAGAGATCCACGCTCGACAGACCCGACGAAGCCGTCCACGAGGAGCGCGCGAAGCGTCTGCGGCGGCGGCTGGAGCGCCTGATCGGCATCGCCGCGACCGAGGGCAACAAGCTCGTCCCGCTCCGCAACGGGGACCAGATCTTCCCCGCGATGCTGGAATCCATCCGTGGCGCCGAACACACCGTGGACATGATGACGTTCGTGTACTGGCGCGGGGACATCGCCTGCGAGTTCGCCGAGGCGCTGGCCGAGCGGGCTCGCGCCGGAGTACGGGTGCGACTCCTGCTGGACGGCTTCGGGTCCCGGCTGATCGAGAAGGACCAGCTGGCGCTGATGGACGAGGCGGGGGTGGAGGTCGCGTGGTTCCGGAAGCCGCTGTACCTCTCTCCGCTCAAGCAGAACCACCGCTGCCACCGCAAGGTCCTGATCACCGACGAGGAGACCGCGTACACCGGCGGGGTGGGGATCGCCGAGGAGTGGTGCGGCGACGCCCGTGACGAGAACGAGTGGCGGGACACCCATGTGCGGGTGCAGGGCCCCGCGGTGGACGGTCTGGCAGCCGCGTTCGCACAGAACTGGGCCGAGTGCCACGACGAGCTCTTCACCGACCGCGACCGGTTCGTGGACTCCACACGGCAGGGCGACTCGGTCGTCCAGGTGGTGCGCGGATCGTCCAGCTTCGGCTGGCAGGACATGCAGACCCTGCTCCGTGTCGTGCTGGAGTCCGCGGAGGAGCGGGTCCGGCTCACCACGGCGTACTTCTCGCCCGACGCGTACTTCGTCGAGGTGCTGTGCGCCGCCGCCCGCCGGGGCGTGTCGGTGGAGATACTGCTTCCCGGACCGCACACGGACAAGCGGGTGTGCCAACTGGCAGGCCAGAACTTCTACGAGGATCTGACCGCTTGCGGCGTGAAGATCTACCAGTACCAGCCGACCATGATGCACACCAAGGTGCTGACGGTGGACGGTATCGGCTCGCTGATCGGATCGACGAACTTCAACCGCCGCTCGCTCGAGCACGACGAGGAAGTGATGCTCGCGGTGCTTGACCCGGAGTTCACCGCCACGCTGGACGGCCACTTCGAGGATGACATGAAGAAGAGCACCCTGATCGACGGGAGCCGGTGGAAGCGCCGCTCGGTCGTGCAGCGGGCGCGGGAAGCAGCGGTCCTGCCGATCCGGCGCTGGCTGTGA
- a CDS encoding tetratricopeptide repeat protein — protein MNDTYYEFGTPADRWDRAQLFFEAKEYLTAARILGGLVQEAPEQVGPRLLLARAYYHSARLVKAETELREVLELDPVEDYARLMLGRTLERQGRHSEAAPHLRMAQAMAGEFAESEPSAQERQNQE, from the coding sequence GTGAACGACACCTACTACGAGTTCGGCACGCCCGCCGACCGCTGGGACCGGGCGCAGCTGTTCTTCGAAGCGAAGGAGTACCTGACGGCGGCCCGGATCCTGGGCGGCCTGGTCCAGGAGGCTCCGGAGCAGGTGGGGCCGCGGCTGCTGCTCGCCCGCGCCTATTACCACTCGGCGCGGCTCGTCAAGGCCGAGACGGAGCTGCGTGAGGTACTGGAGCTCGACCCCGTCGAGGACTACGCGCGACTGATGCTCGGACGCACCCTCGAACGTCAGGGCCGACACTCGGAGGCTGCCCCTCACCTGCGCATGGCCCAGGCCATGGCCGGTGAGTTCGCGGAATCCGAGCCGAGCGCGCAGGAGCGACAGAACCAGGAGTGA
- a CDS encoding 4'-phosphopantetheinyl transferase family protein, producing the protein MIERLLPANVACADTYEADGPPGSLYPEEALLVANSVDKRRHEFAAARACARRAMGDLGLPPAPVLRGHRGMPLWPEGTVGSMTHCDGYRAAALAWSSEIRAVGIDAEPNEPLPPGVWEMISLPSERARLSTGVHDTAVHWGRLLFSAKESVFKTWYPLTRTELDFDEADVTFRSRPGNATEGTFTAELSLTVPGMPTSYEGRWLVDDGFAVTAIVLPADRAA; encoded by the coding sequence GTGATCGAACGGCTCCTTCCCGCGAACGTCGCCTGCGCGGACACCTACGAGGCGGACGGACCGCCGGGCAGCCTCTACCCGGAGGAGGCCCTGCTGGTGGCCAACAGCGTTGACAAACGCAGACATGAGTTCGCGGCGGCACGCGCCTGCGCGAGACGCGCCATGGGCGACCTCGGGCTGCCCCCGGCACCGGTGTTGCGCGGTCACCGGGGCATGCCGCTGTGGCCGGAAGGCACCGTCGGCAGCATGACGCACTGCGACGGCTACCGTGCGGCGGCGCTGGCCTGGTCGTCCGAGATACGCGCGGTCGGGATCGACGCCGAGCCGAACGAGCCCCTGCCGCCCGGCGTGTGGGAGATGATCTCGCTGCCCTCGGAACGAGCGCGGCTGTCCACGGGCGTGCACGACACGGCGGTCCACTGGGGCCGGCTGCTGTTCAGCGCCAAGGAGAGCGTCTTCAAGACCTGGTATCCGCTCACCCGGACGGAACTCGACTTCGACGAGGCAGACGTCACCTTCCGCAGCCGACCGGGAAACGCCACGGAGGGCACGTTCACCGCTGAACTCTCCCTGACCGTGCCCGGGATGCCGACGTCGTACGAGGGCAGGTGGCTGGTCGACGACGGCTTCGCGGTGACGGCGATCGTGCTCCCCGCGGACCGCGCCGCCTGA
- a CDS encoding SDR family oxidoreductase, translating into MTDEQHATTTARRVALVTGGSRGIGRESVERLAADGFAVVINYAGNRTEAEAAVAAVVAAGGEAVAHQADVADEVAVAALFDTAEEAFGGVDVLVHAAGVMSLSPLVDLDLEDLDRMFRTNVRGTFVVGQQAARRLRDGGAIINFSSSVLGLAIPGYTAYAATKGAVEAMTLILARELRGRDITVNAVAPGPTATALFLDGKDEETVARMAAQPPLERLGAPEDIAEVVSFLAGPARWINGQVLRANGGIV; encoded by the coding sequence ATGACCGATGAGCAGCACGCCACCACCACCGCACGCAGGGTTGCCCTCGTCACCGGGGGCTCGCGAGGTATCGGCCGCGAGAGTGTCGAACGGCTGGCGGCGGACGGGTTCGCGGTCGTCATCAACTACGCGGGAAACAGGACCGAGGCGGAAGCGGCGGTCGCGGCAGTCGTCGCCGCGGGCGGCGAAGCCGTCGCGCACCAGGCGGACGTCGCGGACGAGGTGGCGGTCGCCGCGCTCTTCGACACCGCGGAGGAAGCCTTCGGCGGAGTCGACGTGCTCGTTCATGCCGCCGGTGTCATGTCGCTCTCCCCGCTGGTCGACCTCGACCTGGAAGACCTGGACCGGATGTTCCGCACCAATGTCCGCGGCACGTTCGTCGTCGGCCAGCAGGCGGCCCGCCGTCTGCGCGACGGCGGGGCGATCATCAACTTCTCGAGCTCGGTCCTGGGCTTGGCCATCCCCGGATACACGGCGTACGCCGCGACCAAGGGGGCCGTCGAGGCGATGACGCTGATCCTGGCCCGTGAGCTGCGGGGCCGGGACATCACGGTCAACGCCGTCGCTCCCGGACCGACCGCCACCGCCCTGTTCCTCGACGGCAAGGACGAGGAGACAGTCGCGAGGATGGCCGCTCAGCCGCCCCTCGAGCGCCTGGGAGCCCCCGAGGACATCGCGGAGGTCGTCTCCTTCCTCGCCGGTCCCGCCCGCTGGATCAACGGCCAGGTGCTGCGTGCCAACGGGGGCATCGTCTGA
- a CDS encoding isochorismatase family cysteine hydrolase — MSRSALIVIDMLNTYDHPDADRLIPSVREALPHVVGLIERARNDGVPVIYVNDNFGEWRSHHGEIIETTLAGAHRDLVEPVLPDAASLFVVKARHSIFYETPLSYLLSQLDVRHVVLCGQVTEQCVLYSALDAHIRHLRVTVPDDAVAHIHEDLAQASLQMMERNMNASVRKARTVEFSLGAPRP; from the coding sequence ATGAGCAGAAGTGCCCTCATTGTCATCGACATGCTCAACACCTACGACCACCCCGACGCCGATCGCCTCATCCCGTCCGTGCGCGAGGCGCTCCCCCACGTCGTGGGGCTCATCGAACGAGCCCGGAACGACGGCGTTCCGGTGATCTACGTGAACGACAACTTCGGTGAATGGCGGTCCCACCACGGCGAGATCATCGAGACGACCCTGGCGGGGGCGCACCGCGACCTGGTGGAGCCCGTGCTGCCGGACGCCGCATCACTGTTCGTCGTGAAGGCACGGCACTCGATCTTCTACGAGACCCCGCTCAGCTACCTCCTTTCGCAGCTGGACGTCCGCCATGTGGTCCTCTGCGGCCAGGTCACCGAGCAGTGCGTCCTGTACTCGGCCCTCGACGCGCATATCCGCCATCTCCGGGTGACCGTTCCCGACGACGCCGTCGCACACATCCACGAGGACCTGGCGCAGGCGTCCCTCCAGATGATGGAGCGCAACATGAACGCGTCCGTCCGGAAGGCACGGACCGTCGAGTTCTCGCTCGGGGCACCGAGGCCGTAG
- a CDS encoding metallophosphoesterase family protein has translation MSSPTGPAAQPPNGRLLAVSDLHVGIADNRPLAEGLHPSSDEDWLIVAGDVAEQAEEVERTLELLAGRFAHVVWTPGNHELWTVDKDPVRLRGLARYEHLVRVCRELGVTTPEDPFPLWQGADGPVAVAPVFLLYDYTFRAPGTATKEESLARAHEAGVVCTDEYLLHPDPYPTRDDWCRARVELTEQRLAAHDPGIPLVVAGHWPLLREPTSVMWYPEFAQWCGTELTADWHRRFNVAAVVYGHLHIPRTTWHDGVRFEEVSIGYPREWRKRGHPRGLLRQILPYEGLEPEAPEGDAA, from the coding sequence ATGAGTTCCCCGACCGGGCCCGCCGCTCAGCCGCCGAACGGCCGGCTCCTCGCAGTCAGCGATCTCCACGTCGGCATCGCCGACAACCGTCCCCTCGCCGAAGGGCTGCACCCGTCCTCCGACGAGGACTGGCTCATCGTCGCCGGGGACGTGGCGGAGCAGGCGGAGGAGGTGGAACGCACGCTGGAGCTGCTTGCCGGTCGCTTCGCCCACGTGGTGTGGACGCCCGGCAACCACGAGCTGTGGACGGTGGACAAGGACCCCGTACGCCTGCGTGGCCTCGCGCGGTACGAGCACCTCGTCCGGGTCTGCCGAGAGCTCGGTGTGACCACGCCCGAGGATCCCTTCCCCCTGTGGCAGGGTGCGGACGGCCCGGTGGCCGTGGCCCCGGTGTTCCTGCTGTACGACTACACCTTCCGGGCACCGGGAACGGCGACCAAGGAGGAGTCCCTGGCACGCGCCCATGAGGCCGGCGTCGTCTGCACCGACGAATACCTGCTGCACCCCGACCCCTATCCGACCCGGGACGACTGGTGCCGGGCGCGGGTGGAACTCACCGAACAGCGCCTGGCCGCACACGACCCGGGCATCCCCCTCGTGGTCGCCGGGCACTGGCCCCTGCTGCGCGAGCCCACCTCGGTGATGTGGTACCCGGAGTTCGCCCAGTGGTGCGGCACGGAACTCACCGCCGACTGGCACCGTCGCTTCAACGTCGCCGCCGTCGTCTACGGCCACCTCCACATCCCGCGGACCACCTGGCACGACGGCGTCCGGTTCGAGGAGGTATCGATCGGCTACCCCAGGGAGTGGCGCAAGCGAGGACACCCGCGCGGGCTGCTGCGCCAGATCCTCCCGTACGAGGGCCTGGAGCCCGAGGCCCCGGAGGGCGACGCCGCGTGA
- a CDS encoding SgcJ/EcaC family oxidoreductase has protein sequence MNTETADMKAIEEVVAAVERSQRAKDAEGFLALFHPDALWTTAHGKVLIGFDAIAEFTRSVLPRSDWDGEVTYEVVHTQFLRPDVAAVKVRQVYRSDEGGSEGAPLYVMTKSDDGAWLLHACQNTGVQAA, from the coding sequence ATGAACACCGAAACCGCAGACATGAAGGCCATCGAAGAAGTGGTCGCGGCCGTGGAGCGCAGCCAGCGGGCCAAGGACGCCGAAGGCTTCCTCGCGCTCTTCCACCCCGATGCCCTCTGGACGACCGCCCACGGCAAGGTCCTGATCGGCTTCGACGCGATCGCCGAGTTCACCCGTTCGGTGCTGCCGCGCTCCGACTGGGACGGTGAGGTGACGTACGAGGTCGTTCACACCCAGTTCCTGCGGCCCGATGTGGCGGCCGTCAAGGTCCGTCAGGTCTACCGCTCGGACGAGGGTGGATCGGAGGGAGCCCCGCTCTACGTCATGACGAAGAGCGACGACGGGGCATGGCTGCTCCACGCCTGCCAGAACACGGGGGTCCAGGCCGCTTGA